One genomic region from Leishmania braziliensis MHOM/BR/75/M2904 complete genome, chromosome 35 encodes:
- a CDS encoding putative DNA-repair protein, whose product MAMVTSANVPVDPTEMRNVTEEDPRDLAANVNEWDEVVLPITFLPAKKQEEGEKISLAKNLADDDESEVVKDEPTYAVSVVKTEVTATTQSETVTKISSKVKAELVNVDEGEGASGRLLMEWAQLPLVGQSCASHTWRQRDPTYQSMMEQRDLLAAKRRSERIQRVCESLFVLLAVFIRARLLWCESCHPGFVKRLFRLHVPREEAPKRSRCEGSSAKVKGAYVFVKAVAAAKVLTAESTKPSYRKPSLAPAWVTCAKDVVQNKTSAAVKILIETINNYFKLKPAPPASSSEREASAGAVACDVAPSSVEQDFSDWSLPVKPRFLFTKMAECHYRVSADEPVELPHPLYFSLLFLALARVAGLSCRLVVAKLAKTPLEKARAAARAGGITNGDKGAIEGRGDAADDESEEGARRPLRALSIFQDREKRKASDRTGSSGAASAGKGSKRPRSSAVMAQDIKESEELKSKKLPTSCYWVEVWSAERESFLSVNPCQGCATLWGASYTLSVSGHVAVDATPRYISKYSTAYTYGRRLGTCQQHRFLWHDKLSWDDTRELSEVLRATFNVAAPHTSALAQRQQQRESRQLHSLMYSEAVPTTLNALHHHPLYVIDSDLARHEGVWPKDASTTVGSVKGHMVYKRSAIVSLRSRDGWLHEGRSLLTEDQPAYKVVAPPASRPFAAPSAFYCRWQTQPFEPLPLTAGNPPSIPRHGRTSWYILLDKTPPPGIVHMTQPQISRVARRMKLDFGLAVVGFERRRTDEHRRAHWETVINGIVVKETDSIALLRAYEEWVQLVQEQETLKRRQRVFHWWLLLAQRLLSLKRLQNQYAKGLSAGAMPTQ is encoded by the coding sequence ATGGCCATGGTAACGTCCGCTAACGTACCTGTTGACCCCACCGAAATGCGTAACGTAACGGAGGAGGACCCGAGAGACTTGGCCGCCAATGTAAACGAGTGGGATGAAGTGGTGCTGCCAATCACCTTTCTGCCTGCCAAGAAGCAAGAGGAAGGTGAAAAAATCAGCTTAGCCAAGAACCtggcggacgacgacgaaAGTGAGGTGGTGAAGGACGAGCCAACTTACGCAGTTTCAGTTGTGAAGACAGAAGTGACAGCTACCACACAAAGTGAGACAGTCACTAAAATATCGAGCAAGGTGAAGGCGGAGCTTGTCAACGTggacgagggggagggtgcgaGTGGTCGGCTCTTGATGGAATGGGCGCAACTGCCGCTTGTGGGGCAGTCATGCGCCTCCCATACATGGCGGCAACGCGACCCAACGTATCAATCCATGATGGAGCAGAGGGATTTGCTTGCCGCAAAGCGTCGCTCAGAGCGTATTCAGCGCGTGTGCGAGTCACTTTTCGTACTGCTAGCCGTGTTCATTCGAGCCCGCCTGCTCTGGTGTGAATCATGTCATCCTGGCTTCGTTAAACGGCTTTTCCGGCTCCATGTGCCACGCGAAGAAGCCCCGAAACGCTCGCGCTGCGAAGGTTCATCCGCAAAGGTTAAAGGCGCTTACGTTTTTGTCAAAGCAGTAGCCGCCGCAAAAGTTCTGACGGCGGAGTCTACAAAGCCGTCGTATCGCAAGCCCTCACTCGCCCCAGCGTGGGTGACGTGCGCGAAAGACGTTGTGCAGAATAAAACCTCGGCAGCCGTGAAAATACTCATCGAAACCATCAACAACTACTTCAAGTTGAAGCCGGCGCCTCCAGCTTCGTCGAGTGAGCGTGAAGCGTCTGCCGGTGCCGTTGCGTGCGATGTTGCTCCATCATCTGTGGAGCAGGACTTTTCAGACTGGTCGCTCCCTGTGAAACCACGGTTTCTATTCACGAAGATGGCAGAGTGTCATTACCGTGTCTCCGCGGATGAGCCAGTCGAGTTGCCCCATCCCCtttacttctctcttctttttctggCATTGGCGCGTGTGGCGGGCCTGAGCTGCCGGCTTGTGGTGGCAAAGCTAGCCAAGACgccgctggagaaggctCGGGCGGCAGCACGTGCCGGCGGCATTACCAATGGGGACAAAGGCGCAATTGAGGGCAGGGGCGACGCCGCGGACGATGAGAGCGAAGAAGGTGCTCGACGGCCGCTGCGAGCTCTTTCCATTTTTCAGGACCGCGAGAAGCGCAAGGCATCTGATCGCACCGGCTCCAGCGGGGCTGCTTCAGCGGGCAAGGGGTCGAAGCGACCGCGATCCTCAGCAGTGATGGCACAAGACATCAAAGAAAGTGAGGAGCTAAAGTCAAAAAAGCTGCCCACTTCATGCTACTGGGTGGAGGTGTGGTCCGCAGAGCGCGAGAGCTTCCTTTCTGTTAATCCATGCCAAGGCTGTGCCACACTCTGGGGTGCATCGTACACGCTGTCGGTGTCTGGTCACGTGGCGGTGGACGCAACACCGCGGTACATTTCCAAGTACAGCACCGCATATACCTACGGTCGTCGCCTCGGTACCTGTCAGCAACACCGATTCTTGTGGCACGACAAACTCTCCTGGGATGACACCCGCGAGCTGTCAGAGGTGCTACGTGCCACTTTCAACGTGGCCGCGCCACACACAAGCGCgttggcgcagcggcagcagcagcgggagagCCGGCAGCTACACTCCCTTATGTACTCGGAGGCTGTGCCCACAACTCTGAACgcacttcaccaccacccactcTACGTGATAGACTCCGATCTTGCCCGGCATGAAGGGGTGTGGCCGAAGGATGCAAGCACGACGGTGGGAAGTGTGAAGGGCCACATGGTCTACAAGCGTTCCGCTATCGTGAGTCTGCGGTCTCGCGACGGGTGGTTGCATGAGGGGCGCAGCCTGCTCACTGAGGATCAGCCTGCTTACAAGGTTGTGGCGCCGCCCGCCTCTCGCCCATTTGCAGCACCGTCGGCATTTTACTGTCGTTGGCAAACACAGCCATTTGAGCCACTACCGCTCACTGCAGGCAACCCTCCAAGCATTCCGCGTCACGGTCGAACGTCGTGGTACATCTTGCTCGACAAAACCCCGCCGCCGGGGATCGTACACATGACTCAGCCTCAGATATCTCGCGTGGCACGCCGTATGAAGCTAGACTTTGGCCTCGCTGTGGTTGGGTttgagcgccgccgcaccgaTGAGCACCGTCGCGCGCATTGGGAAACCGTCATCAACGGCATTGTTGTCAAGGAAACTGATAGCATTGCACTCCTTCGCGCCTATGAGGAGTGGGTGCAGCTGGTGCAAGAACAGGAGACGTTGAAACGGCGACAGCGTGTGTTCCACTG